In Armatimonadia bacterium, the genomic window GCCTGCGGGAAGCTCGTGCCGGAGAGGTCATAGGGCCCCGCCATCGGAGCACAGGCGGTCACGGTGAACTCGCCCGCGTAGTCGGCCTCGAGGGCACGGTGGAGGGCCATGGTCGCATGTCCTCCCTGGGAGTAGCCCGCGAGGAACAGGCTGTTGGAGAGCTGAAGGGACCGCCCGAGACAGAACTGGCGGGTGGCACGAAGCATATCAACGCAGGCGGTTGCCTCCGAGGCGGCATGAAGGAAGGGATGCAGACCGGCTCCCTGACCGAGGCCGAGGTAATCTGCTGCCGCAACCACGTAGCCGACGGCGGCAGCTCCTGCTCCCACCATCTGGCTCTCGCGTGCCTGTGGGTTCGAGGGGGCATCACTGCGACGGACGATGGTCCCGTGCTGATAGCTAAGGAGGGGACGAGCGCCGACTGCTCCGGTCGGGGCGGCGATCAGACCGGAGGCGGTCGTCGGGTTCCCTGCGGTGTCGATGGTGGCGTAGGTGATCCGGTAGTAGCGCACACCGTACTGAACCGGCAACAGCTGTGTGAGGCCCTGTGACCTCAGGGCCGCCTCGATGAGCTCGCGCGAGTAGGAAGCCACGGAGGCCGAACTGATCAGCGTCCCCCGGGTCCTGTTCGTCGGTGGCGTGGCCCCTCCCCCACCACATCCTGTCAGGGCCAGCAGGAGTAGAGCCAGCCCCAGCATCACTCGTCGTACCAAAGGCATAGTGCGTCGTCCTCTCCTTCGATCTGCCGATAGCGTGGCCTGTGAAGTGTGGGCAACAAGAGACCAGAGAAGCGTCGAAAGAGGGGTCTGTATCACAGGGGAGCGCTTCGGCGAGGGCTCTCCGATTTGACAGAGTGTCTTGACCAGTTGCCCCCGGGAATCCTCCATGGCGAGTGCCTGCGGTCGCCACCGAAGCCGCTCCGGTCCTCTCCCCGCGTCAACAGGGCGGGTTAGTGTTCCTCCCCGAAGGCTCCGTCCTCGACCACGACCACCCAGAACTGTCTGCGTGCGAGCAATCCACAGAGCAGACGTGGTGGATCGGCCGTTCACTCAGCGCGGGTGTCGCGCGCCCTTCTCATGCTCGCCGAGGCGCCGACGGCATACCGTTCGACCATCTCGGCGTACTGACCGCAGCTCATCTTGCCCTCGGGACAACCGCCGTGACGCAGGCACTTGGGGCCGGCCCCGGCGAAGACTGAGGGACACACGTCGCGGACGCAGCTCAGCATCTGCTCGGCTACGTCGCGGATCTCCCACTGTGCGCGCAGACAGAGCCGCTCCTCGAGCAAGTGCAGCAGCTCGCGGGCGTTCATGGTGACGAACAGCTTCGTCTCGCACGCGTTGGGCAGCACATAGCGCGCATCCTCATTGCTCGCCTCGCCGCGGCGGCCCAGGGCGTCGTTGAGAACGGCGTAGCGCTCGGCGATCAGCCTCATCGTCGCGGCGAAGTACTCGGTGGCGGCAATGGGGCCGTCAGGCGTGTTCACCGTGTGGCCCGCAAGCTGAGGGGGCACGATGTAATCGAAGCCCTCGTGGTCCACGTAGCGCTGGCTGCGCTGCGAGTAACTGGCGAGGCGGTGGCGGACCAGTTGGTGACTCATGGCCCGCGACACTCCCTCCAAGTAGAACGTGAAGACCATGTGCTCGATGGGGCTCAGGTGGCCCATCTCCCTGAGCCGGGCTACGAACCGGCGGGCGCCCTCGGGCTCCTGCCGAAGCAGGCCGGCGGGGTCTGCGGCGTAACAGAGCTTGGCGGCGGCGGCCACGATTCCCTCAGCGTCCGGGGTGTGGCGGACCAGGGTGACGTGGGGGGCGACTTGCCCCATGGGGTTCCATCCTCTCAGTATGCACTTCGGCGCGCGGCCGAACGCGAGCGTGTACCCTACCGGGACCTCGGGGGGAACTGCTTCCCGCAGCTTCGGCAGGTAAGGAAAGGCGTGCGCTGTTGGGGACCGGTCGCCCCGACGGCGGCGTTGGCCGCACCGCAGTAGGGGCACTTAACCGCCGGGTAGAGCTGCGGCCTATGGCACGACGGGCACTCGTCCGGCATGGACTTGAGCGTCTGCGTGCTCTCGTGACCGCACGCGGTGCACACGCAGACCGTGGCGACGGCCTGCTTGCCCAGTGGGCTGTGCCTGGGGCGCGCAACCCAGATCAACAGGCCGACGGCGGCCACCACGAGGCTACAGGTCACAAGCAGCTTGCGTTGGTCGGTCATTGTCTCTCTCCTCGCGCGCGGGGCGCGCTGCGGCTGTCTGTTGTTGGCCGCCGGGCACCGTCGGGTGCAGGCACGGCCGGAGCACCGCGCGGCGTAGTCTGGGCGCCACACTTACGGCACTTCGGGAGGAAGTAGGCCGGGCCCAGGTCCATGAAGAGGCGCGGTCGCGCGAACAACAGCTCCTCTCGCGCCAGCTCCCATGACGTCCACGTCCGGCAGCTCGGGCAGATCCCGGCGAAGTGCAGGCTCACCTGGCGGCAGTGCGGGCAGCGCTGTGGCAGATGCATCGTCACGCGCCAGCCCTGCCACCCGCAGTGGGTGCACATCACGGCGTTGGGCGATTGCGGTGGAGCCTTCCCGCCGGGCCGCAGACGCCACACCTGGGCAGCGTCCCACAACAGCAGCGCCGCCGTCAGCAGTACGAGCAGTGCCCGGCTCGAGCGCCGTGAGAAGACGCGTGCGAACCGCGCCCGCCCTTGGTCACGACACTGGTGCGGGCTCACTGTAGGTCCCAATCGGTGAAGTCGTCGGGCGCCGGCCAGCCGTTGCCGAAGGCTGCCACGTCAGAAGCGGTGCCCCCATAGACGGAGCCGCCCTCCTTGATGACCCCGCGGGGCAGGGCCTTGACGTGCCCGTCCATGAAGGCGAAGTTGGCCATGCCGTTGTGCCGGAAATGGATGGAGGGCTCAGGGCGGAACCAGAATCCCCAGTTGAGCGCGTAGAACGACCAGTACGGCGGCTCCATGAAGGAGTACTCGATGGCGAAGGTATTGGGGTAGAACTGCAGGAAGGCGCAGTCACAGAACATGAAGGTACCGGATGGATCAGCTACCTCCGCGTCATGGGCCGGGGGCAGAGCGCCACCCCAGTCCGAGCGCCATGCCGAGGAGCCGACGAACTCATTGTTGTAGCCGTAGCCCCCGCAGCCGGCTTCGAAATCGTTGACCGAACCGTCGCCCTTGCGCACATAATCCCGGAAGCTCGGGCACTCTTTGATCTGAGAGTTCTTCATGTAGGGCCACAGCGGGCCGAGCTCGGGCTTGAAGATACCACCGCCCACCGTCGGCGACTGGCGAACCCCATGCCAGCGGCGGCGGCCTCCAAAGCCTTCGTAGATATCTGGCGCCCCGGCCACGAAGTACCCGTCGTTGTCATTGGCATACTGGAGGTTGGCCATAGCGAGCTGGCGGAGGTTGGAGACGCAGCTGGCCTGGCGCGCCTTCTCGCGAGCTCTGGAAAAGACAGGGAACAAGATCGCGGCGAGGATCGCGATGATCGCGATCACAACAAGGAGTTCGATGAGGGTAAAGCCATGTACGCGTCGCATGTCCGCTCTCCTTTGTCCGAAAAGGTAATACGCATGAGAGCGGAGGCCCGAGAACGGGAAAACCGCGCCTCAGCAGAGACGCGGCTGGCCACTCACGGTGAGTGTGGCAATGGGCCCCCTCCCTCGAGGAGCTGCTGATGCGTACCAGTGAGGCCGTCTCCTGGCTTCCGGGTCATCCTACTCCCTGCCGCCTTCCCATCTCGCGAACGAGACAGTGGATCCAAGCAGGTTTCGTCGCCGGTTACAGTTGCGGGGCAGCGACGGACTCACACCGTCTTCCGATTGCTGGTGGCCTGAAGGCCCCAGCGCTACCTCACTGGCGTTGGACACTGGGTTGTTCCATCCCCACTACACAGCGCGTACTGTAGCGGGAACGCACGGCCGTGTCAAGTACCATCGGAGCTGGCGCTTACCCACTTTTGTAGATAGAAAAGGAAGTGACCGAGGCTCGATGTGGAAATGGGATTGCGCTGACAAACCCGTCCACAGGAGACCTCGGTCATGGCTCAGTTCGCCTTTCGAGACGTCGATGCCTTCTGTCGTCGTGTCCTGCCCGGTCTGCGCAAGACCCAGGCCACAAACCTCTCCTGGGTGCTCTTCGGCCTGCTGTGCTCCGGCCGGCCCAGCCTCTCGGCGGTCGCGCGCTGGATGGTGGGACCCGTGCGGCTGATCCACCGCATCAAACGGGTGCACCGCTTCATCGACAATCCGCGCTTGCCGCGCGGGCAGCTCCTGGCCCAGATGGTCTATTGCAACTGGCTGCGAGCCGCCGGCCGGCCACGGCCGACGGTCGTCATCGACTGGACCGACCTGGGCAAAGACACCGTCAGCCTGTGGATGGCCCTGGTCTCCCAGGG contains:
- a CDS encoding prepilin-type N-terminal cleavage/methylation domain-containing protein; translation: MRRVHGFTLIELLVVIAIIAILAAILFPVFSRAREKARQASCVSNLRQLAMANLQYANDNDGYFVAGAPDIYEGFGGRRRWHGVRQSPTVGGGIFKPELGPLWPYMKNSQIKECPSFRDYVRKGDGSVNDFEAGCGGYGYNNEFVGSSAWRSDWGGALPPAHDAEVADPSGTFMFCDCAFLQFYPNTFAIEYSFMEPPYWSFYALNWGFWFRPEPSIHFRHNGMANFAFMDGHVKALPRGVIKEGGSVYGGTASDVAAFGNGWPAPDDFTDWDLQ
- the thyX gene encoding FAD-dependent thymidylate synthase produces the protein MGQVAPHVTLVRHTPDAEGIVAAAAKLCYAADPAGLLRQEPEGARRFVARLREMGHLSPIEHMVFTFYLEGVSRAMSHQLVRHRLASYSQRSQRYVDHEGFDYIVPPQLAGHTVNTPDGPIAATEYFAATMRLIAERYAVLNDALGRRGEASNEDARYVLPNACETKLFVTMNARELLHLLEERLCLRAQWEIRDVAEQMLSCVRDVCPSVFAGAGPKCLRHGGCPEGKMSCGQYAEMVERYAVGASASMRRARDTRAE
- a CDS encoding lipase family protein, producing the protein MPLVRRVMLGLALLLLALTGCGGGGATPPTNRTRGTLISSASVASYSRELIEAALRSQGLTQLLPVQYGVRYYRITYATIDTAGNPTTASGLIAAPTGAVGARPLLSYQHGTIVRRSDAPSNPQARESQMVGAGAAAVGYVVAAADYLGLGQGAGLHPFLHAASEATACVDMLRATRQFCLGRSLQLSNSLFLAGYSQGGHATMALHRALEADYAGEFTVTACAPMAGPYDLSGTSFPQALSNPSSATSYYAAYLLVAYNSVYSLFSSLSEVFASPYDTRIATLFDGTHSSSEIMAQLPANPSDMLTPGFLSRMQAASPTDPFLNALRENDVYDWRPLTPVRLYHGHADRDVPYANSEVAYARMSALGADVQLLNVGDSLDHETAIMPSLLGARTWFGTFTTP